The Gorilla gorilla gorilla isolate KB3781 chromosome 11, NHGRI_mGorGor1-v2.1_pri, whole genome shotgun sequence genome contains the following window.
ATATAGATGCCCAGAAAACCTGATATGTTTATCaagcaccaggcactgttctaatgaTACTAATTCACTTAGTGTTTATAAAAACCCTGTGAGGCAAGttttattatccacattttacatgtgaggtgcagaggttgagtaacttgcccaagatcattcAGCTAATGAGTATTGTAACTTAGATGTAAACTTGGATGGTTAGATCCCAGAGCCCACGTATTGAACAGGTAGCCAGTATAACATGCTTTACTGCTTCTCTTATTGTAATGCAATTGCTGTTTTAACCCTTAACTGTTTTACTTTTTACAGCTGCTGCTGTTCTTGAAGGGTTTTTCAGAGTCGGAGAGGAACAAGTTAGCTATGTTGACTGGTGTTCTTCTGGCTAATGGAACACTTAATGCATCCATTCTTAATAGCCTTTATAATGAAAATTTGGTTAAAGAAGGTAATCAGCCTTAAAGGATGGTCTTCAGTTGACTCAGAGTGGGGTGGATAAGAGCATGGTTTACTGGTCATAGATGTGACTTCTGTGAAAGTCTTCGTTTATTAACCAGCCTTAAATTTAATAAGTTCAGTCTAATTCACTAGACATTTAATGAATACCTTTGGCATCCGGGTTTAATGGCTTTCTTTAGGCATACAACAAATACCCAGATTTAGACAAAAtgttgttatatgtaataaaaataaaatgagaaatgctGTGGGAACCCCAGAAGAGATTAATACCAATTGGGAGACTTGGAGAAGATGACGTTTGGGGAAAATGTCAAGCTGGAAGGGAAAATCAATACCCTGTTTGGCTCCAATTGTCAGATTATTCTCTACAGTAATTttttttgaagcttttttttttaaaaaactgcttgcAGTAGTGAGTATTTAAGTTACCTTACTGTAATTCTCACAACAGTCTTGTCAAGTGTAGAGACTGTTGCCCTCAATTTatactttggaaaacactttaaGTAACTTGGCCAAGAATATACAATTCGCAAGTGGTAGACTAGGGAAATTGGAGAAGTGATAAACTGTGGCCCAGGAAAGTTCCGGGTTAAGTTTGTGAGGAAAGTCAGTAATCCCATGTGATTGAACTATGAAGGGAAGGATATAGGGGGATACAGTGATTGAAACCAGGGAAGGTACTTCTGTTaattaaactattttcttttacAGGAGTTTCAGCAGCTTTTGCTGTGAAGCTCTTTAAATCATGGATAAATGAAAAAGATATCAATGCAGTAGCTGCAAGTCTTCGGAAAGTCAGCATGGATAACAGACTGATGGttggtaactttttttctttcttcccattctTGCCAAGGATGTAAATGAGagaaatttctcatttttaagacTGTGAAAAGAAAGTGTTTTTCTTAATCTGATTTAAAGAAAGTTTAACCAGATAAATTCTTCTTTTAGGAACTCTTTCCTGCCAATAAGCAAAGTGTTGAACACTTCACAAAGTATTTTACTGAGGCAGGCTTGAAAGAGCTTTCAGAATATGTTCGGAATCAGCAAACCATCGGAGCTCGTAAGGAGCTCCAGAAAGAACTTCAAGAACAGATGTCCCGTGGTGATCCATTTAAGGATGTAAGTTTTTGTTTAAACCGTCTTTTTATGGCTAAGCTTCTGGCATAGAGATTTTCACTAATTAGAGGAACTTACTTCACCAGGATGAGATTGAGTTAATAGTAACAGGATGTTATACTGGAACTTTgcctcattcttttgcatatgcttCTTCAGTGCCTGACTGAGGCCCAGAAATATAAGAGACTGGAGCTCAGGGCACCTTTCAGTTGTAAAGGTCTCTTTTTATATGTGGTACACACGTGGTTGCCAGTTGCATGGAAAAGGAGTTGTTAGTTTTTGTTAAAGGTCTAAACTTGATGTGTGAAGTATGTACATAATCAAAACTGACTTCTGTTCTAAATTTGGATTCATTTGTagataattttatatgtcaaggAGGAGATGAAAAAAAACAACATCCCAGAACCAGTTGTCATCGGAATAGTCTGGTCAAGTGTAATGAGCACTGtggaatggaacaaaaaagaggagCTTGTAGCAGAGCAAGCCATCAAGCACTTGAAGGTATTAGAACTATGCCTTGACAAAACAAACTATTCTGCTTTCACGTGGTGATAAGTGAACTGTGACTATACTTTTCTAAGAGGATTTATCACATCCTGTGGTTCCTAGGGATGGCCCAccagtaaataaacaaatagtaaCATTAACTATTGATGATAATGCTCTGAATTGGGCTGTGGTTCACAGGTTAAAAACAAGAATATGgcctggccaggcacaatggctcacacctgtaaacccagcactttgggaggcaagggcaggaggattgcatgagctcagTTTAAGACgtgcctgggcagcacagtgagacctcatctctactaaaaatcacaaaaaatagccagtcatggtggcgcatgcctgtagtcccaactactcaggaggctgaggcagaggatcgcttgagccctggagatcaagactgcagtgagcttaTGATGGCTTTGTCAGacaaagcctgggtgacagggcgagatcctgccttaaaaaaaagaacatgatgaAGAGGAACTTAAGCTTGTAATTAGATGTTTGCTTTTGAAGGGGGTATTGGAAAATAGGAATTTTTCCCCCCTCTAAAATACTAATATTGTTTGACATTTACTTGGACTACTTGGTATAgtattgtttattttacttagctacttagattttctgcttttttttttttcttgagacagtctcactctgtcacccaggctggagtgcagtgatgtgatctcaactcactgcagcctccatctcctgggttcaagcaattctgcctcctcggcctcccaagtagtgcctggctaatttttgtatttttagtagagacgagcttttaccatgttggccaggctggtctcgaactcctgacctcaagtgatccacccgcctcggcctcccaaagtgctgggattacagacatgagccactgtgcccagcctattttttagaTTTCTGGTAAATAAGTTATAGTTTGCAGTGATTATAAAAGATGAGTTAAGTTCTATATTGTCTGTATTGTAGGAGTTTTGTAATGGATGGTTATGTGTAATGAATGACTAAAtctttttctctgttcctttGAAAGCAATACAGCCCTCTACTTGCTGCCTTTACTACTCAAGGTCAGTCTGAGCTGACTCTGTTACTGAAGATTCAGGAGTATTGCTATGACAACATTCATTTCATGAAAGCCTTCCAGAAAATAGTGGTGCTTTTTTATAAAGGTAATTTAGATTTTGAATTTTGTAAATAACACTTAATAAAAACCCTTGTAAACACAAAATTATCCAAATGATGAGTTATCTAGACATCAGCTCCCTGAAATATTTTACTTCTAGTTATGAGTCACCTCTGATTAAATTGGGTGCTTTTTAGTGCACTGATACTTGTTTAAAACATCTCTAAACCCTATTCACAAGTTGAAGTATGAAATCTAAAGCCATCATTATGCGTCCTCAAACTTGCCTCCTATACTCTTAACCAGGTATGCATTCCCAAAgttcagctaggtgtggtggctcatacttgtgaccccaacactttgggagccggaggcgggaggatcgcgtgagcccaagagttcaagaccagcctggactgcataaggagacctcatctctacaaaaaaaaataaaaaattaggcagggaatggtggcgcaagcctgtagtcccagcaactcagaaggctgaggtaggaggatcacttgagcctaggaggtcaaggctgcagtgaaccatgattgtgccactgcattccagcagcctaggcaacaagtgaggccctgtttcaaaaaaaaaaaaatccccaagtcCCTTTTCCAGACAGTCTGTAGTCTTAGCTATGTAGTCATAGCTCTGGAGTCTTCAGCCTTTGTGAATCCTGCTTCTGTTCATCTTACTCCCCCACCCAGTGTTGACTTTCCGTAGTCCTTCAAGACCAGTTCAGAGTGCTTCTATAGCAACCCCAATTTCAGTTATattgttcccttttcttttgATCCCAATTTTAGAAACCTGGCCTAAAGTGGCTAGTAAAGACAAGACCTCTGTTGGGAGAGAATCCATTGCAGTTGGTCATAACACTTTGAAATTCTGCACTAATCAGACCAGTCTTGATCCCGTTGAGTGTAGTTGGTATGCGCACATGTATTATTCTGTCTTCCAGTTCTCATGGATGTTTTTAACTTTTCAGCAGTTTGTTTGCTAAGCAGGCTTTTGCACATTAGGTGGTGGTTCTAACTCTGAGTAGAGTATATTAAAACTCCCTTAATGCAATGAGTTTTCTTTCCAGCTGAAGTCCTGAGCGAAGAGCCCATTTTGAAGTGGTATAAAGATGCACATGTTGCAAAGGGGAAGAGTGTTTTCCTTGAGCAAATGAAAAAGTTCGTAGAATGGCTCAAAAATGCTGAAGAAGGTAAGGATTTTCCTTTGTGTGGTTTGTTTGGTAAAGCTAATTTTAATGTGGCCATAATATATCTTCACACATGCTTCCTTCTTTCTGATGCCACTTTGTACCTGGAGTAGAGATTTTTGTTAACTTATAAGGCAGGTGGCGAAAGCTAGAGTTTAATTATTATAGTATATTTATGGCTCAGCCATAATAGTAAATGTTCTTCGTGAAATGGAAAATTTTGagaatatttaatgtttataaatttgtggatttcttttcttttttttttaattaaaaatatagagacagagtctcgctatgttgccgatgctggtcttgaactcctgggctcaaacagccttcctgcctcagcctcacaaagtacagggattgcagatgtgactgcacccagccaaatgttGGGATTTCCAAGTGAATGCTTTTGAATATCTGCCTCATGTAAATAGGTTATTAATAAAATTCGTTAACAGCTTCAAAGTTAtatggaggctgggtgtggtggctcacgcctgtaatcctagccctttggtaggctgaggcgatcaggtcatttgaggccaggagtttgaggccagcctggacaacatgggaaacccagtctactaaaaataaaaaaattagccagttttggtggtgggcgtctgtagtcccagctacttgggaaactgaagtgggaggatcacttgaacccgggaggcagaggttgcagtgagccgagagggtGCTGCTGCATTCCGGCCtgtgggacagagggagactctatcttaaaGAAGCTTCAAAGTTATAAATGGGAACTTTTGCCTTCTGATACATAATGTTTGactgcttttttccccttttctagaATCTGAATCTGAAGCTGAAGAAGGTGACTGAATTTTGAAACTACACCCTCAGTAAAGCAAACAGGAGTTGTAGATAAAATGTCATGTCTCATGTGTCCTGGTTCTTACATCTTCCTACCTCCCTGTATCAAGCATGATATAAGGGCTTTCatggcaaattttattttaactgtttCTATGGTTGCTGGAAATGTTGGGTTTAGTTTCTAAAACCATGTTTTAAGTAGCTACAGGAGCTATAGATTTGAATCTAATGTTGCATTAGTCTTTTCAGTTATCTTCTACCTCCTGTATTTTCTACTGTAATAATGTAATTTAAGGCCTTCCACAATGAACAGTTCACTTTATTCCCTGGGTTTTCTATAAACAGTTTTCAAGATATgatttggttaaaaaataatttgttataaaaattCTGTTTGCACATTAAACTGGAAAAGTATCCAGAGTCTCAAAAGGCAATGATTTATGAGATAATATGGCATGCCCGGAGCCCTGCTCATCAATGAAAAACCCATATGTAATAATCGAATTCATTTAACATGAATCTTGAGTACGTGGACCATTGCTTgcatgttaactttttttttttttttttttttgcatttttaactccAGATGTCCTAAAGCTCAATTGTTTGGTCTCTGGTTTTCATCCTTAGAGAAGCCATGGAGAACAGACTTGAAAAGTTTAGGAAATCATAACGTGGCAGAGGTGGTGGGAAGAAGAAAGTTGAGCTTTTTCCCCTTGAGAAACTTCTGCATTTAGTTTGTATCTTTCCAGGCAAAACAAATGGGTATTCTTTTCATACAACCATTTTCAAATGAACCTTAGAAAAGTCTTAACATTTAAGGTATTTTATGCACGGAATACACTTAGATTGATAGGAAAGAACTCGTAATGGAGTTTGAGTAAAGAAAATGACTGATGTACTAAACCCAGTAAAAATTGTTGAAAATGTTAAAAGTCAGCATGTTCTAATTGGGAATCTAGATATAGCTTAGATTTCCTATTGGCTTAGAGTATTTGCTATAACAAATGAAGTGCAATGACAATTATATATTCCTATTCGGTCATACTGGACTGGCTTCGTTCTCTTAACATACTCAGTAATGACTCAAGCCTCTGGCTATTAACATACCCTAGTTGCCGTTTTTTAATTGCCATGAGCCAAATACTTCTTGGTATACAATTGATCCATTTATTTTAAtggctgccttttcattttcatcttttcttgCTGCTACCCATCTATGTATGTAGTCATTGGGGGGAAAGTGTAGCCacattttttatgggaagacttTGTGTTAAAAGTGAACATTTTGAAGGTTTTTAACTGGTGAAACTAGCCTGGAATAATGCCACCAGAGACTGAGTGGAAATCGCCCCTTTTGAAGGTGCCATTCTTATGAGCCAAAAGTTTGTcatttaaaagttcattttgagGGAATAacatgtaatataatttgaaataaaggTATAGTAACCTTAAAAAGAACATTATACATGATTGTTGTGAATGGGGTGAATTTGTTAAAATGAGTAACTTTGATAAAGTTTTTCATGCACAGGCAAAATGTATTCACTAGATTTCTACGTAGTGATCTGCTTTTACTTTGTAATTTGTAGTTCtcgaaagacttttttttaaaaaaataaagtccataCTTACACTTAGGCTTTAtacatcagtcttttttttttttttaattccacgtTAATGCCTAGTGGTATTGTATGTTGTGTGTTCAGATGTCTTTACTGTATCTGTATACCATTAAGTAATAATTAGACTCCCAAACTGTAAACCACCTACACAGAATTCTGATGTAGCTAAAACTACATTAATATTTCTACAACCAATTCATTGCATGTTTCTTCCATACAAAGTGTGCCGTTTTATACTGTGTATAGTGAAAAAGTGTGTCATCTTCCAGAACTACATTATAATCTTTGATCGTAGTTTGTTTCTTCATAATGACACTGTAGTGTTTACTTAGTAGAACATTATAGTAAGTGGATATCACTTGTGACAGTAATAGTGTAAAGAAAGGGAATGCTTTATAAAAAGActgcagattccattccatataaaaAGATTCCATTCTGAATCTTAAGTGGTAATTTTAGAATTCAGGTGCCAGTGCCAGCCTATGGCCTCAAGTATGTAATTCTTAATATAGATGTTAAATTGTACTTTTAATTATGATTGGATTTTTTTCTAACTGTCAGTTTCTAAGGATGTCTCCTTAGAAACTAAATGAGTTTTTAGAGCTGGTTGTAAGTTTCTTAGCCTTACTCTGTGAGTTATAGATGTTATTTCATTCTATATATAGATGTTTATtccattcttatttaaaaaaaaaaagcctccataTGCCAAAAATGCTACAGGATATTTTGAAATAGCATAATGATTTTAGTTAGGGAAAATGCATGTGACCAAGAGGTTGGACTTCTAATTCAGTTTTTCAAAAGCTTTTTTCCATTATCATACCCCCAGCCTttttaggctttttttctttttttttcttttttttttttttttttgagacagagtctcgctctgtcaccaggctggagtgcagtggcgcgatcttggctcactgcaagctccgcctcccgggttcacgccattctcctgcctcagcctcccgagtagctgggactacaggcgcccgccaccacacccgactaatttttttgtatttttagtagagacaaggtttcaccggattagccaggatggtctcgatctcctgaccttgtgatcgcccacctcagcctcccaaagtgctgggattacgggcttgagccaccgcgcccagctagacTTTTTTTCTAATAGAGTCCCCCATAAATTTTATTACCATAGATATGCTGTGTATGTACTGTATCTGTGCTTTATACATGAAAAgagtaaaatgtttttgttttcgtttttgttttggagacagtctcactctgttgcccgggctggagtgcaatggcatgatctcagctcactgcaatctctgcctcctgggttcaagcgattctcttgcttcagcctcctgagtagctgggattacaggcggccaccaccacccctggctaatttttgtatttttagtagaggtttcaccatgttgatcaggctggtctcaaactcctgacctcgtggtctgcctgccttggcctcccaaagtgctgggattacaggcgtgagccaccatgcccaaccaatttttttttttaatccttggtAGTGATTGACCCCCATTGAGAATGCATGCgctaatcttttttaaaagggaaGACCTAGTGATAGACCTTTGCATTGGCAGGCATGTCTTTATGTTTATACAGTGAAGTAGTATTTTTTCTGTCAGAGTCAATAGAAAGTAGATGAAATTCATTTTCAGTCAATCTTTCACCAGTTGTGCTTTGTACCTTACCCCACCACAGGCAACAAACAAAGCATTTCCTGCTGTCTTTCAAGGTCTTAACAGATTCTTACTTGATTATAAATGTATTACTAAGTAGAATCATTTGGGTTCTTTCtataaaaatcagtgaaaatCCTCTAGATGAATGAATTAAAGTTGTAGGCATAACACTGATAAACCTCTGCTCTCATACTCAAGTAGGCTGCTTGCAGGAACTGACAACTATTGGTTGGCTTTAAATGCAATGTAGATGCCAAAGTTTTAGTGTACAGTGTTACTTAAATTACCAAATTACCTTTGTACAAATATTCCTCAGATGCTGTCTACAGGTGCCATGTAAAATAGGTTAATAAGTATTTGCAAATTCTGGTAAATTGCCTTGCTATGATTTTTCATGCTCAGTATTAGTCCTCTAGTATCAATACAAAGTTTTTCTATTCCCCAGCCTACTAAGGCCTACAGGTTAAAATACCAGGAATAAAAAGGTTTTCAGTGGGCTTAATTTGATTTAAGTGGAATCTGGATGATGTGATAAGTACCTTTGTCTTCGGAGTAATGAGTTTATAATTGGCTTTTGTCCAAAAACTTTTAAGTGGATTAATATCTGAACAATCTTAGACATAATTATATGAAACTGGATCAGAAAGGCTTTCTGACTcctttctcttcacttttttctCCCAGCTTAACTAGAGGCAATTAACAGCCATTTCgaatctaattatttttattttccagtgtACTTATCATCCTTTCATCTTTATGCTAGGAGTATAGTCTCAGTTCTTAATGAGTTGATGGGAtgaagatagatatagatatatataattttttttttttttttttgagacagagtctcgctctgttgcccaggtgggagtgcagtggcacaatctcggctcactgcaagctccgccttgggggttcacgccattctcctgtctcagcctcctagctgggattacaggcgcccaccaaccaagcccagctaagatatttttaaatgtactcaGTCACTGTCATTTTAGTAACCTTGAATCAGAACCTCAGTTGTTAAAGGCTTAACTGCTTGTGGCAACTACTATAGTGCCCTACTGGGGACAGTGGTTAAAATCTGCAGAATCGCTTGCTTTGTCATCTTATACAGAAGGACTGATAGCTTGTTAAACTGTGGTATGATTAGAATGTTTGTGGTTGTGTAGTGCATTTGGGGTGCTACAACGTTAGTCAAATATAATTGAGCTGTTCTGTTTCCAGTCAgtgtaaccatttaaaaataccttGGCAAAACAAGCTAGGAGCTAGTTCATGCTAATATTCTTAAGGACAAAAATAgtttacagctttttttttttttaatctgaaatccTGAAGGCTGTGCTTAAAAGTTAGAGATAAACCTGTTGGAAATAAGTGATTCGTGTATAGACTGAAGCCTCTATGACTTCAAAAAGATACTGTACAGTCTCTGGCATTTgaagaacaaaatattttctctgtaaatACACCTCATTTCCATTCTAGTTAGGAGTGCGCCAGGACGGCACACAGAATGGAGAAAACTGGATAGCTGGTAACTCATTTAGCTCTTGGCACTCTAAAAAACCTCAAATACAACCATCCAAGCCAGTAATTCTATTGCTGCATTATTTCTGTGTT
Protein-coding sequences here:
- the BZW1 gene encoding eIF5-mimic protein 2 isoform X1, which gives rise to MYAWGLPAGGAEGLPPPLRPPPPPLLSLEGGRMYGAAGAPAQSASVPVVRSLRRPPPQATGVSFMNNQKQQKPTLSGQRFKTRKRDEKERFDPTQFQDCIIQGLTETGTDLEAVAKFLDASGAKLDYRRYAETLFDILVAGGMLAPGGTLADDMMRTDVCVFAAQEDLETMQAFAQVFNKLIRRYKYLEKGFEDEVKKLLLFLKGFSESERNKLAMLTGVLLANGTLNASILNSLYNENLVKEGVSAAFAVKLFKSWINEKDINAVAASLRKVSMDNRLMELFPANKQSVEHFTKYFTEAGLKELSEYVRNQQTIGARKELQKELQEQMSRGDPFKDIILYVKEEMKKNNIPEPVVIGIVWSSVMSTVEWNKKEELVAEQAIKHLKQYSPLLAAFTTQGQSELTLLLKIQEYCYDNIHFMKAFQKIVVLFYKAEVLSEEPILKWYKDAHVAKGKSVFLEQMKKFVEWLKNAEEESESEAEEGD
- the BZW1 gene encoding eIF5-mimic protein 2 isoform X3, coding for MNNQKQQKPTLSGQRFKTRKRDEKERFDPTQFQDCIIQGLTETGTDLEAVAKFLDASGAKLDYRRYAETLFDILVAGGMLAPGGTLADDMMRTDVCVFAAQEDLETMQAFAQVFNKLIRRYKYLEKGFEDEVKKLLLFLKGFSESERNKLAMLTGVLLANGTLNASILNSLYNENLVKEGVSAAFAVKLFKSWINEKDINAVAASLRKVSMDNRLMELFPANKQSVEHFTKYFTEAGLKELSEYVRNQQTIGARKELQKELQEQMSRGDPFKDIILYVKEEMKKNNIPEPVVIGIVWSSVMSTVEWNKKEELVAEQAIKHLKQYSPLLAAFTTQGQSELTLLLKIQEYCYDNIHFMKAFQKIVVLFYKAEVLSEEPILKWYKDAHVAKGKSVFLEQMKKFVEWLKNAEEESESEAEEGD
- the BZW1 gene encoding eIF5-mimic protein 2 isoform X4, whose translation is MLLEQNLITVDMQKHSLTFWWLVECWVSVFNKLIRRYKYLEKGFEDEVKKLLLFLKGFSESERNKLAMLTGVLLANGTLNASILNSLYNENLVKEGVSAAFAVKLFKSWINEKDINAVAASLRKVSMDNRLMELFPANKQSVEHFTKYFTEAGLKELSEYVRNQQTIGARKELQKELQEQMSRGDPFKDIILYVKEEMKKNNIPEPVVIGIVWSSVMSTVEWNKKEELVAEQAIKHLKQYSPLLAAFTTQGQSELTLLLKIQEYCYDNIHFMKAFQKIVVLFYKAEVLSEEPILKWYKDAHVAKGKSVFLEQMKKFVEWLKNAEEESESEAEEGD
- the BZW1 gene encoding eIF5-mimic protein 2 isoform X2; translation: MNNQKQQKPTLSGQRFKTRKRDEKERFDPTQFQDCIIQGLTETGTDLEAVAKFLDASGAKLDYRRYAETLFDILVAGGMLAPGGTLADDMMRTDVCVFAAQEDLETMQAFAQVFNKLIRRYKYLEKGFEDEVKKLLLFLKGFSESERNKLAMLTGVLLANGTLNASILNSLYNENLVKEGVSAAFAVKLFKSWINEKDINAVAASLRKVSMDNRLMELFPANKQSVEHFTKYFTEAGLKELSEYVRNQQTIGARKELQKELQEQMSRGDPFKDIILYVKEEMKKNNIPEPVVIGIVWSSVMSTVEWNKKEELVAEQAIKHLKQYSPLLAAFTTQGQSELTLLLKIQEYCYDNIHFMKAFQKIVVLFYKAEVLSEEPILKWYKDAHVAKGKSVFLEQMKKFVEWLKNAEEGKDFPLCGLFGKANFNVAIIYLHTCFLLSDATLYLE